A region from the Paenibacillus humicola genome encodes:
- a CDS encoding MFS transporter, with translation MVSTEKSAAKPSHLHYGWIVVLITFVTLLVSAGIRSMPSILMLPFQQEFGWSRGGISGVVSIGIFLYGLIGPFSAAFLARFGIRRVVAASLAVLAGSLAVTPLMTALWQFDLLWGVVSGLGTGMMANVLGVTVANQWFVQRKGLVVGMLTASAATGQLLFLPLLAHITVSAGWRYAMFTAAGVLCVLFVIVAAWMRNHPYDVGAAAYGSDEVVKPAPFRGSLFGAPLLALRSALGNKTFWLLAGTFFFCGFSTNGLIGTHLIPACGDHGIPEVAAAGLLALMGLFDLIGTTMSGWLTDRFDSRWLLFWYYGLRGLALLYLPYALDSNHTQLLIFSVFYGLDWIATVPPTVKLATREFGKERSGMIFGWVVVAHQLGASAAAYEAGVLRDWLGSYTIPFAAAGFVCLFAALMATRIAKVRAAVHESVGA, from the coding sequence ATGGTTTCGACCGAAAAATCGGCAGCCAAGCCATCTCATCTGCATTACGGATGGATTGTGGTCCTGATTACGTTTGTAACGCTTCTCGTATCGGCGGGAATCCGCTCGATGCCGAGCATTCTGATGCTCCCGTTTCAGCAGGAGTTCGGCTGGAGCCGCGGCGGCATATCCGGCGTCGTATCGATCGGCATTTTTTTGTACGGCCTCATCGGTCCGTTCTCGGCAGCGTTTCTGGCGCGTTTCGGCATCCGCAGGGTCGTAGCCGCCTCGCTGGCCGTACTGGCAGGCAGTCTGGCGGTGACGCCCCTGATGACAGCGCTGTGGCAGTTCGATCTGCTGTGGGGCGTCGTCTCCGGGCTCGGAACGGGCATGATGGCGAACGTGCTCGGCGTCACCGTCGCCAATCAGTGGTTCGTCCAGCGCAAAGGGCTCGTTGTCGGCATGCTGACCGCGAGCGCCGCCACCGGTCAGCTGCTGTTTCTGCCGCTGCTCGCCCACATTACGGTCAGTGCCGGCTGGCGTTATGCCATGTTTACCGCAGCCGGCGTCCTCTGCGTCCTGTTTGTGATCGTGGCCGCCTGGATGCGAAACCATCCCTATGACGTCGGAGCGGCCGCCTACGGCTCGGATGAAGTCGTCAAACCGGCGCCGTTTCGCGGCAGCCTGTTCGGCGCGCCGCTGCTCGCGCTTCGCTCGGCGCTTGGAAACAAAACGTTCTGGCTGCTTGCCGGCACCTTCTTCTTCTGCGGCTTTTCGACAAACGGCCTGATCGGCACGCACCTGATTCCCGCCTGCGGCGACCACGGCATCCCCGAAGTAGCGGCCGCCGGGCTGCTCGCGCTCATGGGCCTGTTCGATCTGATCGGCACGACGATGTCGGGCTGGCTCACGGACCGGTTCGACAGCCGCTGGCTGCTCTTCTGGTATTACGGGCTGCGCGGGCTGGCCCTGCTCTATCTGCCGTATGCACTCGATTCGAACCATACGCAGCTGCTGATCTTCAGCGTATTTTACGGCCTCGACTGGATCGCAACGGTGCCGCCGACCGTGAAGCTGGCGACGAGGGAATTCGGCAAGGAACGGTCGGGCATGATTTTCGGCTGGGTCGTCGTCGCCCACCAGCTTGGCGCATCGGCCGCCGCGTACGAGGCTGGCGTGCTGCGGGACTGGCTCGGCTCCTATACGATTCCGTTCGCCGCCGCCGGCTTCGTCTGCCTGTTCGCGGCTCTGATGGCGACGCGGATCGCCAAAGTCCGCGCTGCCGTTCACGAAAGCGTCGGTGCCTAG
- a CDS encoding YciI family protein: MRFMIIVRTAAAAGAFRPPAPRLADAMRKYNEQLAKSGVLLAAEELLSGSYERFAFPVPGGRVVPVGGPAPDSKAFIAGFALIEVKSREEAVEWAFRLPLSEFAQGEIELRKVKETPDIEAG; the protein is encoded by the coding sequence ATGCGATTCATGATTATCGTCAGGACGGCGGCCGCCGCCGGAGCCTTCCGGCCTCCAGCTCCCCGGCTGGCCGATGCGATGCGGAAATATAACGAACAGCTGGCCAAATCCGGCGTGCTGCTCGCCGCGGAAGAGCTGCTTTCGGGTTCGTACGAGAGGTTCGCTTTTCCCGTGCCCGGGGGAAGGGTGGTTCCTGTGGGCGGCCCTGCGCCCGATTCGAAGGCGTTCATCGCCGGATTCGCACTGATCGAGGTGAAATCGCGGGAAGAAGCGGTCGAGTGGGCGTTCCGCCTGCCTTTAAGCGAATTCGCCCAAGGCGAGATCGAGCTGCGGAAGGTGAAAGAAACGCCGGATATCGAAGCCGGATAA
- a CDS encoding MarR family winged helix-turn-helix transcriptional regulator — MSKNAEKIAGLFVRLLPLVYNRLNKPFAKGNPIPKPSSLTHLQLHILEELFHAGEGISMTHLAQQISISKQQLTPLISKLEETGFVVKAQDPHDRRAVRLFLADKGKETVTKHWAEFHRLFAERIAALGEDDLLDLDYAITKIIRIFEKMEV, encoded by the coding sequence TTGAGCAAAAACGCCGAAAAAATCGCCGGCCTATTCGTCCGGCTTCTCCCGCTCGTCTATAATCGGCTGAACAAGCCGTTCGCCAAGGGCAATCCGATCCCGAAGCCGTCCTCTTTGACGCACCTGCAGCTGCATATTCTGGAGGAGCTGTTTCATGCCGGAGAGGGGATTTCCATGACCCATTTGGCTCAGCAGATCAGCATTTCGAAGCAGCAGCTGACGCCGCTCATTTCGAAGCTGGAGGAAACGGGATTTGTCGTCAAGGCGCAGGATCCGCACGACCGCAGAGCCGTCAGGCTGTTCCTCGCCGATAAAGGGAAGGAAACAGTAACGAAGCATTGGGCGGAGTTCCACCGGCTGTTTGCCGAACGGATCGCTGCGCTCGGCGAGGACGATCTGCTCGATCTCGACTATGCGATAACCAAGATCATCCGGATTTTTGAGAAGATGGAAGTTTGA
- a CDS encoding RNA polymerase sigma factor, which produces MTDTGVHRTVDAIWRIESPKIIAALTRIVRDVGIAEDLAQDALIVALERWPDTGIPDNPGAWLMAAAKRKAIDLLRRNKTRDRKYELIGYEMNTQNEPDWDAGLDDNVGDDLLRLIFMTCHPVLSAEARVALTLRLLGGLTTGEIASAYLVPEPTVAQRIVRAKRTLAAARVPFELPPKDELAARLSSVLEVIYLMFNEGYAATTGGSWIRPLLCEEALRLGRVLAEIAPAEPEVHGLVALMEIQASRFKARVGTDGEPILLMDQNRALWDHLLIRRGLAALERAESAGGPLGPYALQAAIAACHARARTAAETDWVRIAALYDALAQIAPSPVVELNRAVALAMAFGPAVGLELVDALMAEPSLSSYHLLPSVRGDFLMKLGRSDEACAEFKRASAMTGNERERELLLKRAAECAAGPAGPMPEPDHT; this is translated from the coding sequence ATGACGGATACCGGTGTCCACCGCACCGTCGATGCGATCTGGCGGATCGAATCGCCCAAAATCATCGCGGCGCTCACGCGGATCGTGCGCGATGTCGGGATCGCCGAAGATTTGGCGCAGGATGCGCTGATTGTCGCGCTTGAGCGGTGGCCGGATACCGGCATTCCGGACAACCCCGGGGCGTGGCTGATGGCTGCGGCCAAGCGCAAGGCGATCGACCTGCTGCGCCGCAACAAAACGCGCGACCGCAAATACGAGCTGATCGGCTATGAAATGAATACGCAGAACGAACCGGACTGGGATGCGGGTCTGGACGATAACGTCGGGGACGACCTGCTGCGCCTGATCTTCATGACCTGCCATCCCGTGCTCTCGGCCGAGGCCAGGGTGGCGCTTACGCTGCGCCTGCTCGGCGGACTGACAACCGGAGAAATCGCCAGCGCCTATCTCGTCCCCGAGCCGACAGTAGCCCAGCGGATCGTCCGCGCCAAGCGGACGCTGGCAGCCGCGCGCGTACCGTTCGAGCTGCCCCCGAAGGACGAGCTGGCCGCCCGGCTGTCCTCGGTGCTCGAGGTCATCTACCTCATGTTCAACGAAGGTTATGCCGCGACGACCGGCGGGAGCTGGATCCGGCCGCTCCTCTGCGAGGAAGCGCTGCGGCTCGGCCGCGTGCTGGCCGAAATCGCTCCTGCGGAGCCCGAGGTTCACGGGCTCGTCGCGCTAATGGAAATTCAAGCCTCGCGGTTTAAGGCGCGGGTCGGCACGGACGGGGAACCGATCCTGCTGATGGACCAAAACCGCGCGCTCTGGGACCACCTGCTGATCCGCCGCGGTCTTGCCGCTCTGGAGCGCGCCGAGAGCGCTGGCGGCCCGCTTGGCCCCTACGCGCTGCAGGCCGCGATCGCGGCGTGCCATGCCCGCGCCCGCACCGCCGCCGAGACGGACTGGGTGCGGATTGCGGCGCTCTACGACGCGCTTGCACAAATCGCGCCTTCGCCCGTCGTGGAGCTGAACCGCGCGGTTGCGCTTGCGATGGCGTTCGGGCCGGCGGTCGGACTCGAGCTCGTCGATGCGCTGATGGCGGAGCCGTCGCTGAGCAGCTATCATCTCCTGCCCAGCGTGCGGGGCGACTTCCTGATGAAGCTGGGCCGAAGCGATGAAGCGTGCGCGGAGTTCAAACGCGCCTCCGCGATGACCGGCAACGAGCGGGAGCGCGAGCTGCTGCTGAAGCGCGCGGCCGAATGCGCGGCGGGACCGGCCGGGCCGATGCCCGAGCCGGATCATACTTGA
- a CDS encoding YciI family protein, translating to MRFMMIVNATKDSEAGVLPSKELLDAMMKYNEELVKAGVLVAAEGLHPSSGAIRISYPVPGAKPKVIDGPFTEAKEIIAGFTIIEVNSKEEAVEWALRMPDPHGFGEGEIELRQIFEAPELMQDEEALAKEIALREQVTRKRHS from the coding sequence ATGCGGTTTATGATGATTGTCAATGCGACGAAGGATTCCGAGGCCGGCGTCCTGCCGAGCAAAGAACTGCTCGACGCGATGATGAAGTACAACGAGGAGCTTGTCAAAGCGGGCGTCCTCGTCGCCGCCGAAGGGCTTCACCCAAGCTCGGGCGCTATTCGCATTTCTTACCCCGTCCCCGGCGCAAAGCCGAAAGTAATCGACGGTCCCTTCACGGAGGCCAAAGAGATCATTGCCGGTTTTACGATCATCGAAGTGAATTCGAAGGAAGAAGCGGTCGAATGGGCGCTGCGCATGCCGGATCCGCACGGCTTCGGCGAAGGTGAAATCGAGCTGCGCCAGATATTCGAAGCTCCGGAGCTCATGCAGGATGAGGAGGCGCTTGCCAAAGAGATCGCGCTGCGCGAGCAGGTGACGAGGAAGCGGCATTCATGA
- a CDS encoding MarR family winged helix-turn-helix transcriptional regulator produces MDDSFLTNCLFFTSNRLSRIITKIAEEEFASTGLTPMYGYLVRLVVSAPGISQKELSEKLSITPSTLTRFVDKLEGKQLVERKVNGKTVLVYPTPKGEALVGTIREASRRFRERYEAILGTETVRKMTEEHESISSLLEKKP; encoded by the coding sequence ATGGACGACAGCTTTCTGACCAATTGTTTATTTTTCACGTCGAACCGGCTCAGCCGGATCATAACCAAAATCGCAGAGGAAGAATTCGCGTCGACCGGCCTGACGCCGATGTACGGTTATTTGGTCCGTCTCGTCGTGTCCGCCCCCGGCATTTCGCAGAAGGAGCTGTCCGAGAAGCTCTCGATCACGCCCTCTACGCTGACCCGCTTCGTCGACAAGCTGGAAGGCAAGCAGCTGGTGGAGCGGAAAGTGAACGGGAAGACGGTGCTCGTCTATCCGACGCCCAAAGGAGAGGCGCTCGTCGGGACGATCCGCGAGGCGTCGAGGCGGTTTCGCGAACGGTACGAAGCGATACTCGGAACGGAAACGGTCCGTAAGATGACGGAGGAGCACGAAAGTATAAGCAGCCTGCTGGAAAAAAAGCCGTGA